In the genome of Mytilus edulis chromosome 3, xbMytEdul2.2, whole genome shotgun sequence, one region contains:
- the LOC139516132 gene encoding cell death regulator Aven-like has translation MRPDQHKQKKNTQYKKKHGMTEKNKDAKDKKDGKPEGSKQPYRSDASKGEQTKSTNKFNNRGNLSDSSESSDENDGLAATKSSFQRRKLVSNWDRYELPPDEEATMLSKGDNFSKLLQSAGSSTSQFRFKEEEEDWVESNQSDTLSLDLQDLSSSLGCVPLYKVLRLNKDLFTAEQIEEFDRQSTENQRKYTEKLGNKSSNLVSSSEDKKTIENNIVKKTARRSNDSLTLESNALDELLDSVVLDPSSDVNKPSVPKKPESETVSSLENDLDDLLSSGNQEKQKPIVKQDTSKSNKKSAADTQENDLEDWLDSVLDS, from the exons ATGAGACCTGACCAACACAAACAGAAAAAGAATACACAGTATAAAAAGAAACATGGGATGACTGAGAAAAATAAAGATGCTAAAGATAAAAAAGATGGGAAACCTGAAGGTTCAAAACAGCCATACAGGTCTGATGCTTCAAAGGGGGAACAAACAAAGTCTACAAACAAGTTTAATAATAGAGGAAACTTATCTGATAGTAGTGAG AGTAGTGATGAAAATGATGGGCTTGCTGCCACCAAATCTAGTTTTCAAAGACGTAAATTAGTCAGTAACTGGGATAGATATGAACTCCCTCCAGATGAAGAAGCTACAATGTTATCAAAGGGGGATAACTTCTCAAAATTACTACAATCTGCTG GTAGTTCTACATCACAGTTCAGatttaaagaagaagaagaagactgGGTTGAGTCAAACCAATCAGATACTCTTTCATTAGATTTACAAGATCTCTCATCCAGTTTGGGTTGTGTCCCTTTGTACAAAGTTCTCAGATTGAACAAAGATCTATTTACT GCTGAACAGATAGAAGAATTTGACAGACAATCAACAGAAAACCAgagaaaatatactgaaaaacTTGGAAATAAATCTTCAAATTTAGTTTCATCTTCGGAAGATAAAAAGacaattgaaaataatattgtGAAAAAAACTGCAAGAAGGTCCAATGATTCATTAACATTAGAATCTAATGCTTTAGATGAATTATTAGATTCGGTGGTATTAGACCCCTCATCAGATGTAAACAAACCATCAGTGCCAAAGAAACCAGAAAGTGAAACTGTTTCCTCTCTAGAGAATGATTTAGATGATTTGCTTTCTtcag GAAACCAAGAGAAACAAAAACCAATAGTTAAACAAGACACTTCAAAGTCTAATAAGAAATCCGCTGCTGATACACAAG aaaatgatttAGAAGATTGGTTAGATAGTGTACTAGATAGCTAA